ttcccacattctgaacatgaaaatggcttctctcctgtgtgagttctttgatgtacaacaaggtctgatttctgagtaaaacatttcccacattctgcacatgaaaatggcttcttccctgtgtgagttctttgatgttcaacaagataggatttctgggtaaaacatttcccacactctgcacatgaaaatggcttctcctctgtgtgagttctttgatgtttaacaagacctgatttgtgagagaaacatttcccacattttgaacataaaaatggcttctcctctgtgtgagttctttgatgatgaacaagatttgattgaagactaaaacattttccacattctgaacacgagaatggcttctcccctgtgtgggttctttgatgtacaacaagacctgatttaaaaggaaaacatttccgacattgtgaacatgaaaaaggcttctctcctgtgtgatttttttgatgatgaacaaggcctgatttctgactaaaacattttccacattctgaacatgaaaatggcttctctcctgtgtgagttctttgatgtacaacaagacctgatttaaaaggaaaacatttcccacattctgaacatgaaaatggcttctctcctgtgtgagttctttgatgatgaacaaggtctgatttctgagtaaaacatttcccacattctgaacatgaaaatggcttcttctctgagtgagttctttgatgttcaacaagataggatttctgggtaaaacatttcccacattttgaacataaaaatggcttctcctctgtgtgagttctttgatgttgaacaagatttgattgaaggctaaaacattttccacattctgaacacgagaatggcttctcccctgtgtgatctCTTTGATGTCCATCATTCTTTCTGTGACCTTTATttagctgaacatcctgtgatgactgagaagacaggacctgtatataaggatgagatgacagatcttggctgtgaagggctgagggtgtatctgggataatggaatgttcttcatatgtatcttgtgtgatatcatcatctgctttataatctgaagatataagattctcctctgatctcctgctacaagaatctgcagagaataacagattttattatcagtattaaccctttaacaacaCAGGACATTTAagcttttgtgttttcttttttcctcctctccccattcccataattcttttatttttccatctacagagccgttttagagcttttttttgttttttgcggcaccaatctTACATTGTATTAACACCCTTCATTCACTGTGCATTAAAATATAAGTCAGATCAATACGATCACAacgatatcttttttttattttttattaacataacttttttattgcattcataaaaatattaaccccttaacgacgaaggccGTATATTtaggtcctccgccggctcccgcgatatgccgcggggtcacgcggtgaccccgcgtcatattgggtcgtCACAGTGGCCATCaatgtgatgccct
This region of Hyla sarda isolate aHylSar1 chromosome 1 unlocalized genomic scaffold, aHylSar1.hap1 SUPER_1_unloc_11, whole genome shotgun sequence genomic DNA includes:
- the LOC130297949 gene encoding oocyte zinc finger protein XlCOF6.1-like produces the protein EHSIIPDTPSALHSQDLSSHPYIQVLSSQSSQDVQLNKGHRKNDGHQRDHTGEKPFSCSECGKCFSLQSNLVQHQRTHTEEKPFLCSKCGKCFTQKSYLVEHQRTHSEKKPFSCSECGKCFTQKSDLVHHQRTHTGEKPFSCSECGKCFPFKSGLVVHQRTHTGEKPFSCSECGKCFSQKSGLVHHQKNHTGEKPFSCSQCRKCFPFKSGLVVHQRTHTGEKPFSCSECGKCFSLQSNLVHHQRTHTEEKPFLCSKCGKCFSHKSGLVKHQRTHTEEKPFSCAECGKCFTQKSYLVEHQRTHTGKKPFSCAECGKCFTQKSDLVVHQRTHTGEKPFSCSECGKCFTQKSDLVHHQRTHTGEKPFSCSECGKCFPFKSGLVVHQRTHTGEKPFPCSECGKCFSQKSDLVVHQRTHTGEKPFSCAECEKCFADQSHLVRHQRIHTGKKPI